A single Crateriforma conspicua DNA region contains:
- a CDS encoding DinB family protein translates to MFTRERTNNEFQLDHFAKVSRDLTEDSLFEHFPGHGHSPAWILGHLAICAELGQHMLGGSLTHPEWVERFGPNSVDTGKPDAILSLSLMTNAVIDGYRDLRAMAGSVTDNSRLDSPHGVPVLTGTQIVSVADMIALLLTNHFAFHLSQLSSCRRSAGHAALF, encoded by the coding sequence ATGTTCACCCGCGAACGGACAAACAATGAGTTTCAGCTTGACCATTTCGCGAAGGTTTCACGCGACTTAACAGAGGACTCTTTGTTCGAACACTTTCCCGGGCATGGACATTCTCCCGCATGGATACTCGGGCACTTGGCGATCTGTGCCGAGTTGGGACAGCACATGCTCGGTGGTTCGTTGACGCACCCCGAGTGGGTCGAACGGTTCGGTCCAAACTCCGTCGACACCGGCAAGCCGGACGCAATCCTTTCGCTGTCCCTGATGACGAATGCGGTTATCGACGGCTATCGCGATCTGCGAGCAATGGCCGGATCGGTGACCGACAATTCTCGACTCGACAGCCCACATGGAGTGCCAGTGCTGACGGGGACGCAGATCGTTTCCGTCGCCGACATGATAGCCTTGTTGCTAACCAATCATTTTGCCTTCCACCTTTCCCAACTATCCAGTTGCCGACGATCCGCGGGACACGCCGCATTGTTCTAA
- a CDS encoding chemotaxis protein CheB — protein MTEAASNPSSSETSGGSGSIQHHVVGVGASAGGLEALETLFRNMPLDTGMSFVVIQHLSPEFKSHMDQLLQRVTDIPVEVVDDGVDVRPNKIYLIPPKMEMIVSGGKLLLTERSREKVLSHPIDQFFRSLSQDAGRLAVGIILSGTGSDGSRGISEIAANDGLTVVQDPATCKFDAMPLNAQETGHVHLVLSPESIGDMLIKYSSGDFSPGQLRDEADEPLDEKGISRVFQLLQQNHGIDFSHYKSGTVGRRVQRRIELLHLDNVEHYVQYIDSHPSEVNDLYKDLLIGVTRFFRDIEAYEVLENVVIPELLAKCGDQLRVWVCGCATGEEAYSLAMLIQEALDRGGRDVDFKIFATDAHRQSLQFAAAGVYDEPRMKDVSPKRRKRFFHERRDGFFVNNDLRRRVVFAPHNIINDPPFTQMDLVTCRNLLIYLQNPAQRKTLSLFHFALRPGGVLFLGPSETAGEISDEFEFIDVHWKIFRKRRDIRLPIDTRMTMLGDLPLRSAGITRTSGTASPPPRRNTEMLSEAYDILLGELMQPSVLVDAQCRILHIFAGADPFLRLPSGRPSMNLMEMVYPEAKNSIAAAVQHALKDGQTVKYSGLRHPDPDGDSQVRLVVRPIKLPVQRDLCLLVQFETTEKLAINRSDDEGFNEVVASELAASRIESLERELDYTRQNLQATIEELETSNEELQATNEEMVAANEELQSTNEELHSVNEELFTVNAEHQARVAELDEANADMNNLLANTRVGVLFLDNHFHIRRFTPEVGRLLFMEEHDIGRSIDGFINRIDDPKFVDHLDEIRQSGQEREWEIRVGGAAYLARALPYWRNHECDGVIVSFINIETLRQTEQEVIQFKFMVDGSVDGQLLIDKNANVSYANRQACKLLGCPPDSVDDLSVLRFEVAQSQHDFFRRFDDVHRSGGETVESVFRRIDDATEFPVEISYTPVTLRNQPFVMASVRDITVRQQRQREMQLLSKAVGSAANGIIVTDVNLPDNPITFVNEGFCKMTGYSEEEVLGRNCRFLQGPETDKTAIAEIRKGVHDGKAVRALLENYRKDGSKFWNDLYITPVENERGEVTHFVGIQNNVTDSIAAAEIARINERTIRSLLDSTAEGIFGINSGGNCTFCNNAAARMLGYKSGDELVGRDMHSVVQPHDAHNVPMQRDDSAIIRSIKTGQPFHSENDAFCTRDAGCFPVEFWCHPISQDDEVVGSVVTFVDITERLVSEQNLKQARDEATAANEAKSRFLANMSHELRTPLAAMLGFTSILQEETDDESGAQEKLATIQRNGEYLLRLLGDVLDLSRIEADKFQTAKAIVSLDELLGDINTTMQMRTDEYETELHFHLKNPLPQTITTDSARLRQILINLIANGLKFSPKGRVDVFVREECRAYQGKKVEFLSFTVQDNGIGISAEKLKTLFEPFVQADKSISERFGGTGLGLSITKRLVNALGGEMSVESEPGHGSTFSFEIPVAPVGERRELSLDAEDEHNDDATANRDKSATQVIPLNARVLIADDMRDVRFVAKHFLAKAKCKVDVAENGRQAVDMIVQAAESGDPFQLCLMDMHMPELDGAGAVKELRERGIELPVIALTADAMKGTRRRLIGIGFDEYLTKPLNVRKLMRIADQLLNS, from the coding sequence GTGACCGAAGCAGCATCCAACCCATCATCGTCCGAGACTTCCGGCGGGTCCGGTTCCATCCAACATCACGTCGTCGGGGTCGGCGCGTCCGCTGGCGGATTGGAAGCTTTGGAGACTCTGTTCCGCAACATGCCGTTGGACACCGGCATGTCATTCGTGGTGATCCAGCACTTGTCGCCGGAATTCAAAAGCCACATGGACCAGTTGCTGCAACGCGTCACCGACATTCCGGTGGAAGTGGTTGATGACGGCGTGGACGTCCGGCCGAATAAAATCTATCTGATTCCGCCCAAGATGGAAATGATCGTCAGCGGCGGAAAGCTGTTGCTGACCGAACGCAGTCGTGAAAAGGTTCTGTCCCATCCGATCGATCAGTTCTTTCGATCGTTGTCACAAGACGCCGGGCGGCTAGCCGTCGGCATCATCTTGTCGGGGACCGGCAGCGATGGTTCTCGCGGGATCAGCGAAATTGCTGCCAACGATGGACTGACCGTCGTCCAAGACCCGGCGACTTGTAAGTTCGACGCGATGCCGTTGAACGCCCAAGAAACCGGTCACGTTCACTTGGTGCTTTCGCCTGAATCCATCGGCGACATGCTGATCAAGTATTCCTCAGGGGATTTCTCGCCCGGCCAATTGCGCGACGAAGCCGACGAACCGCTCGACGAAAAAGGTATCTCACGCGTCTTTCAACTGCTGCAGCAAAATCACGGCATTGATTTTTCCCACTACAAATCCGGAACGGTCGGCCGCAGAGTCCAGCGTCGTATCGAACTGTTGCACCTGGACAACGTCGAACATTACGTCCAATACATCGATTCGCATCCGTCGGAGGTCAATGACCTTTACAAAGACCTGTTGATCGGTGTGACGCGATTCTTCCGCGACATCGAAGCCTACGAGGTCTTGGAGAACGTTGTCATCCCCGAATTGTTGGCCAAGTGTGGCGATCAACTTCGCGTTTGGGTTTGTGGATGCGCGACCGGCGAAGAAGCCTATTCATTGGCGATGCTGATCCAAGAAGCGTTGGATCGTGGTGGCCGTGACGTCGACTTTAAGATCTTTGCAACCGACGCACACCGACAATCGCTTCAGTTCGCTGCCGCGGGTGTGTACGACGAACCTCGGATGAAGGACGTTTCGCCCAAGCGACGCAAACGGTTCTTTCACGAACGTCGTGACGGGTTCTTCGTCAACAATGATCTGCGTCGACGTGTGGTGTTCGCACCGCACAACATCATCAACGATCCGCCGTTCACCCAGATGGATTTGGTGACCTGTCGCAACCTTTTGATCTACTTACAAAACCCGGCACAGCGAAAAACGCTGTCGCTGTTTCACTTTGCCCTTCGGCCCGGCGGCGTCTTGTTCCTCGGTCCCAGTGAAACCGCCGGCGAAATCAGCGATGAATTCGAATTCATCGACGTTCATTGGAAGATCTTTCGCAAACGTCGTGACATCCGTTTGCCCATCGACACGCGGATGACGATGCTTGGTGATCTGCCGCTGCGCAGCGCGGGTATCACGCGGACGTCCGGCACGGCATCTCCGCCGCCCCGCCGCAATACGGAAATGCTTTCCGAAGCGTATGACATTCTGTTGGGCGAACTGATGCAGCCCAGCGTTCTGGTCGATGCCCAGTGCCGGATCCTGCACATCTTTGCCGGTGCCGATCCATTCCTGCGGCTGCCCAGCGGACGCCCGTCGATGAATCTGATGGAGATGGTTTATCCGGAAGCAAAGAACAGTATCGCTGCGGCCGTCCAGCATGCTTTGAAAGACGGCCAAACCGTTAAGTACAGCGGTTTGCGACACCCCGATCCGGACGGCGATTCTCAAGTCCGATTGGTCGTCCGTCCGATCAAGCTGCCCGTTCAACGCGACCTGTGTCTGTTGGTTCAATTCGAGACCACCGAAAAACTGGCCATCAATCGATCCGACGACGAAGGTTTCAACGAAGTCGTCGCAAGTGAACTGGCGGCATCGCGGATCGAATCACTCGAACGCGAACTGGATTACACCCGCCAAAACCTTCAGGCCACCATCGAAGAACTGGAAACGTCCAACGAGGAACTGCAAGCGACCAATGAAGAAATGGTCGCTGCCAATGAGGAACTGCAAAGCACCAACGAAGAACTGCACAGCGTCAACGAGGAATTGTTCACCGTCAACGCCGAACACCAAGCCCGTGTGGCCGAATTGGACGAAGCCAATGCGGACATGAACAACTTGTTGGCCAACACCCGCGTCGGCGTGCTGTTCTTGGACAATCATTTTCACATCCGTCGCTTCACCCCCGAAGTCGGCCGCTTGTTGTTCATGGAAGAACACGACATCGGACGCAGCATCGACGGATTCATCAATCGCATCGACGATCCGAAGTTCGTCGACCACCTGGACGAGATCCGACAATCCGGCCAGGAACGCGAATGGGAAATTCGCGTCGGCGGTGCAGCCTATCTGGCGCGTGCGCTGCCTTACTGGCGCAACCATGAATGCGACGGCGTCATTGTTTCCTTCATCAATATCGAAACGCTTCGACAAACCGAACAGGAAGTCATCCAGTTCAAATTCATGGTCGACGGCAGCGTCGATGGGCAATTGTTGATCGATAAAAATGCCAACGTTTCCTACGCCAATCGGCAAGCCTGCAAACTGCTGGGATGTCCGCCCGACAGCGTCGACGACTTGTCCGTCTTGCGATTCGAAGTTGCACAGAGCCAACACGATTTCTTTCGCCGATTCGACGACGTGCATCGCAGCGGTGGCGAAACGGTGGAGTCCGTTTTCCGGCGCATCGACGACGCCACCGAATTTCCTGTGGAAATTTCTTACACGCCGGTCACGTTGCGAAACCAGCCGTTCGTGATGGCTTCGGTCCGTGACATCACCGTACGACAACAGCGGCAACGTGAAATGCAGTTGCTGTCCAAAGCCGTCGGGTCGGCCGCCAATGGGATCATCGTCACCGACGTTAACCTGCCCGACAATCCGATCACCTTCGTCAACGAAGGCTTTTGCAAGATGACGGGGTACAGCGAAGAAGAAGTGCTGGGCCGCAACTGTCGTTTCCTGCAAGGTCCGGAAACCGACAAAACAGCCATCGCCGAGATTCGTAAAGGCGTCCACGATGGCAAAGCGGTTCGCGCGCTGCTGGAAAACTATCGCAAGGACGGGTCGAAGTTCTGGAACGACCTGTACATCACCCCGGTCGAAAACGAACGAGGCGAAGTCACCCACTTTGTCGGTATCCAGAACAATGTGACCGACAGCATCGCGGCCGCGGAAATCGCTCGCATCAACGAACGCACCATTCGGTCGCTGTTGGATTCGACCGCCGAAGGCATCTTTGGCATCAATTCCGGCGGCAACTGTACGTTCTGTAACAACGCGGCCGCTCGCATGCTGGGATACAAATCCGGCGATGAACTGGTGGGTCGCGACATGCACTCGGTCGTCCAGCCGCACGATGCCCACAACGTGCCGATGCAAAGAGACGATTCGGCGATCATCCGATCGATCAAAACCGGCCAACCGTTCCACAGCGAAAATGACGCGTTCTGTACTCGTGACGCCGGATGTTTTCCTGTCGAGTTTTGGTGTCACCCGATCTCGCAAGATGACGAAGTCGTGGGATCGGTGGTGACCTTTGTCGACATCACCGAACGCTTGGTTTCCGAGCAAAACTTGAAACAGGCTCGCGACGAAGCCACCGCCGCGAACGAAGCAAAGAGTCGTTTCCTGGCCAACATGAGCCATGAACTGCGAACCCCTTTGGCCGCCATGTTGGGATTCACTTCGATCCTGCAGGAAGAAACCGACGACGAATCGGGAGCCCAAGAAAAACTGGCCACCATTCAACGCAACGGCGAATACCTGCTGCGGTTGTTGGGCGACGTTTTGGATCTGTCACGCATCGAAGCCGATAAGTTTCAGACGGCCAAAGCGATCGTTTCGTTGGACGAATTGCTGGGCGATATCAACACCACGATGCAAATGCGGACCGATGAATACGAAACCGAATTGCATTTCCATCTGAAGAATCCTTTGCCCCAAACGATCACGACCGATTCGGCTCGTTTGCGTCAAATCTTGATCAACCTGATCGCCAACGGGCTGAAGTTCAGCCCCAAAGGCCGCGTGGATGTTTTCGTCCGCGAAGAATGCCGCGCGTACCAAGGCAAGAAGGTTGAATTTCTGTCCTTCACCGTTCAGGACAACGGCATTGGAATCTCAGCGGAAAAACTGAAAACCCTGTTCGAGCCATTCGTCCAAGCCGACAAAAGCATTTCTGAACGTTTCGGCGGCACCGGCCTGGGCCTCAGCATCACCAAGCGATTGGTCAACGCACTTGGCGGTGAGATGTCAGTCGAAAGTGAGCCGGGCCACGGAAGCACATTCAGCTTCGAAATCCCAGTCGCCCCGGTGGGCGAACGACGTGAACTGTCTTTGGATGCCGAAGATGAACACAACGACGATGCCACCGCCAATCGTGACAAGTCGGCAACGCAGGTCATCCCGCTGAATGCGAGAGTTTTGATCGCTGACGATATGCGAGACGTTCGATTTGTGGCCAAACACTTCCTGGCCAAAGCCAAATGCAAAGTGGACGTCGCCGAAAATGGCCGCCAAGCGGTCGACATGATCGTTCAGGCCGCCGAATCGGGTGACCCGTTCCAGCTTTGTCTGATGGACATGCACATGCCGGAACTTGACGGCGCCGGCGCGGTGAAGGAATTGCGTGAACGAGGCATTGAACTGCCCGTCATCGCGCTGACCGCCGACGCGATGAAGGGCACCCGTCGACGGCTGATCGGCATCGGATTTGACGAATACCTGACCAAACCCCTGAACGTCCGCAAGCTGATGCGGATCGCCGACCAACTGCTCAATAGCTGA
- a CDS encoding YihY/virulence factor BrkB family protein, producing the protein MNYLKETFAQFSNDRCTTLAAALAFYTALSLPPLIYLLTLVLTLSLSAMYDTDQAEAKAQNVIQTQASELIGNEAAADEIQSLLKSERETSGKWWKALLGIAGTIVGATGVVAALQAALNQVWEVRPDPDSSGILDVLRKRMLSLGMILGLGFLLLVSLLLSSVVGAAGKQIGGWFGMSDVAVTSLNFVTQALVVFVMVAAIFRFMPDAIVRWKDIVVGAVMTTALFLVGRAVLQIYFQYASPGQELGAAAASLVIFLVWVYYTGMIMLLGAEATQVYARMYGAGIRPEPHAVRVEEKIHRKPVAG; encoded by the coding sequence ATGAACTATTTGAAAGAGACCTTCGCCCAGTTTTCCAACGACCGTTGCACGACGCTTGCCGCCGCGTTGGCCTTCTATACCGCACTGTCTTTGCCACCTTTGATCTATTTGTTGACGTTGGTGCTGACGCTTTCATTGTCGGCGATGTACGACACAGACCAGGCAGAAGCGAAAGCACAAAATGTGATTCAGACACAAGCATCGGAGCTGATCGGAAACGAGGCTGCGGCCGACGAAATTCAAAGCTTGTTGAAAAGTGAGCGAGAAACCTCGGGCAAGTGGTGGAAGGCACTGCTGGGGATCGCCGGTACGATCGTCGGTGCGACCGGGGTTGTTGCGGCGCTGCAAGCCGCGTTGAATCAAGTTTGGGAGGTCCGCCCTGATCCGGATTCATCGGGTATTTTGGATGTGCTTCGAAAACGCATGTTATCACTAGGCATGATCTTGGGATTGGGCTTTCTGTTGTTGGTGTCACTATTGCTGTCGTCCGTCGTCGGTGCCGCCGGCAAGCAGATCGGCGGTTGGTTTGGAATGTCCGACGTGGCGGTGACGTCCCTGAACTTTGTGACCCAAGCCCTAGTCGTCTTCGTTATGGTGGCGGCAATCTTTCGATTCATGCCCGACGCGATTGTCCGCTGGAAGGACATCGTCGTTGGCGCAGTGATGACGACTGCCTTGTTTCTTGTGGGGCGTGCGGTTTTGCAGATCTACTTTCAATATGCATCGCCCGGTCAAGAGTTGGGTGCTGCCGCGGCGTCGCTGGTCATCTTTCTGGTCTGGGTCTATTACACCGGTATGATCATGCTGTTGGGCGCCGAAGCGACCCAAGTTTACGCACGAATGTATGGTGCCGGAATTCGACCGGAGCCCCATGCGGTCCGCGTGGAGGAAAAAATTCATCGCAAACCCGTCGCAGGGTGA
- a CDS encoding SpoIIAA family protein has translation MIEFRLDRTRSILHVRPEAALEEADFVGLAETVDPYIESSGGLRGLVIDAPSFPGWESFGAMVAHFRFVRDHHQRIQKVAIVTDSVLGDVAERLASHFVAAEIKHFPAGGVEAAALWIAD, from the coding sequence ATGATTGAGTTTCGTTTGGATAGGACGCGGTCTATTTTGCATGTGCGGCCGGAGGCGGCGCTAGAGGAAGCGGACTTTGTTGGCTTGGCCGAAACGGTGGATCCGTATATCGAATCCAGTGGCGGGCTGAGAGGGCTGGTCATCGATGCGCCGTCGTTTCCGGGCTGGGAAAGCTTCGGAGCGATGGTCGCACACTTTCGGTTCGTTCGAGACCACCATCAGCGTATCCAGAAGGTCGCCATCGTCACGGATTCCGTTTTGGGGGACGTCGCCGAACGACTGGCATCTCATTTCGTCGCCGCAGAGATCAAGCACTTTCCGGCCGGTGGCGTCGAAGCTGCAGCATTGTGGATCGCTGACTGA
- a CDS encoding PAS domain-containing hybrid sensor histidine kinase/response regulator → MANFMTDDTSPSGWNPAPEIASLLVTIGCPGDAAADQWLLSLLEEIDHRSAMRLVVYRTDGGDTSSAFEATQRLIGNDAISLDTTRNIGPGQVAFCPAGRVPRMRQVGRVEWIETDGVTDGLWGTFLASVAAVAGPSAAGIVLRSGEVERGSMDYGSDASIGEGLDAIRKVGGWAVRLTCPRCDAPNTPAGQGDDDPFRPNHPTSVAMELARLLKSCLGASPTDASLLKWVSNLDRFNQAVLETSPDGIKVLDTQGRLLQINRAGLQHMELDDFVPLRGEYWWTLWPDATRSLVQHSIRLAEKEGVARFQAQRPTAKGTMRWWDVVVSPVYDSDQNVTRYVAVSRDVTQQRQQTAELLDREKHLRRVIDHVVGFVGVLDLDGTLTEANQPAITAGGVSRDDVIGKKFWDCYWWNYDPSVAERLEQDIRRVQSGEAVRYDAMVRMAGDTRMMIDFQLMPVSDESGNLINIVASGVDISDRYLVEKAIRAANAKWSALFDQSPAFIGVLNLDGTLSEVNHTALQPWGLKRDDMIGHLFWETPWWKGMSKSRRFLRDNFSAVLDGHSFHRDLSYRGPDGSRKIVDIWYVPARNEDGEIMFVIAHGRDVTQQRRNERSIKLNEQRLRDASRLAGFGTLHADVESNMQYFSDELKSLLKYPPDANFDGPLGAIPDWVHPEDLDMIHDHFQSEILRAEDHTSSIEHRVVCYDGEVRMVRLQTRTICGDDDRSGQRPVQIIGTMLDITDQRRYESELRAARIEAESANQAKSAFLANMSHEIRTPMTAILGYADLVAENVSDDETSDYIQTIRRNGNYLLDLINDILDLSKIEANKFEVQQEVFDPARVVEDVRSIMEVRAAEKGLSLQVDYAGRIPQQIYSDPKRLRQILINLVGNAIKFTRTGDVRLVVAHEQQGGDDALRFEVHDSGIGIAKEQLGKLFQPFSQGDASVTRRFGGTGLGLAISRRLAESLGGNIVVHSEVEHGSTFTVRIDPGDLTDVDMVQPGPLVDVPPSEDDSAPVSLDCHILVTDDRRDIRFLSRRILVDAGATVTEAEDGQVALDKVIESIDQGTPFDVILLDMQMPNLDGYQAAVRLREMGFAGPIVALTADAMQGDMKRCLECGCNDYLAKPINAQHLLRLVARLTRPV, encoded by the coding sequence GTGGCAAATTTCATGACCGACGATACGTCACCATCGGGCTGGAATCCGGCGCCGGAGATCGCTTCGTTGCTGGTCACCATCGGATGTCCCGGCGATGCGGCGGCGGATCAGTGGTTGCTTTCGCTGCTGGAAGAAATCGACCACCGGTCGGCGATGCGTTTGGTGGTGTACCGAACCGATGGCGGCGATACGTCGTCGGCATTCGAGGCGACGCAGCGGTTGATCGGCAACGACGCGATCTCGTTGGATACGACACGCAACATTGGACCAGGGCAGGTGGCGTTCTGTCCTGCGGGTCGGGTTCCCCGAATGCGGCAGGTCGGTCGTGTCGAATGGATCGAAACGGACGGCGTGACCGACGGGCTTTGGGGAACCTTTCTTGCTTCGGTCGCCGCGGTTGCCGGACCGTCGGCGGCGGGAATCGTGTTGCGTTCAGGGGAAGTCGAACGGGGTTCGATGGATTACGGATCGGACGCATCGATCGGCGAAGGCTTGGACGCGATTCGCAAGGTCGGCGGCTGGGCGGTGCGTCTGACGTGCCCACGATGTGATGCACCGAACACGCCGGCAGGGCAGGGCGACGACGACCCCTTTCGCCCGAATCATCCGACCAGTGTGGCGATGGAGTTGGCGCGGTTGCTGAAATCCTGTTTGGGAGCCAGTCCCACCGACGCATCGTTGCTGAAATGGGTCAGCAATCTGGATCGATTCAATCAAGCCGTTCTGGAAACCAGTCCGGACGGGATCAAGGTGCTGGACACCCAGGGACGGTTGCTGCAGATCAACCGGGCCGGTTTGCAACACATGGAGCTGGATGATTTCGTGCCGCTGCGGGGCGAATACTGGTGGACATTGTGGCCGGATGCGACGCGCAGTTTGGTGCAGCACAGCATCCGACTAGCTGAAAAAGAAGGGGTGGCCCGTTTCCAAGCACAACGTCCCACGGCCAAAGGAACCATGCGTTGGTGGGATGTGGTCGTGTCACCGGTTTACGACAGCGACCAGAACGTGACACGATACGTGGCGGTGTCACGCGACGTCACCCAGCAACGTCAGCAAACCGCCGAACTGTTGGACCGCGAAAAACATCTTCGACGGGTGATCGATCACGTCGTCGGATTTGTCGGCGTGTTGGATTTGGACGGGACGCTGACCGAAGCCAACCAGCCGGCCATCACCGCCGGTGGCGTGAGCCGCGATGACGTGATCGGCAAAAAGTTTTGGGACTGTTACTGGTGGAACTACGACCCGTCGGTGGCCGAGCGATTGGAACAAGACATCCGGCGTGTCCAATCCGGCGAAGCCGTTCGCTATGACGCGATGGTTCGGATGGCGGGAGACACCCGCATGATGATTGATTTTCAATTGATGCCGGTGTCCGATGAAAGCGGAAACTTGATCAACATTGTTGCGTCCGGCGTCGACATTTCGGATCGCTATCTGGTCGAAAAAGCGATCCGAGCGGCCAACGCGAAATGGAGTGCTTTGTTTGACCAAAGCCCGGCGTTCATCGGTGTGTTGAACTTGGACGGCACGCTGTCGGAAGTGAACCATACGGCGTTGCAGCCGTGGGGCTTGAAACGCGATGACATGATCGGCCACCTGTTTTGGGAAACGCCGTGGTGGAAAGGGATGTCCAAGAGCCGCCGGTTCTTGCGAGACAACTTTAGCGCGGTCTTGGACGGACACAGTTTTCATCGCGACCTGAGTTACCGGGGCCCCGACGGCAGCCGAAAGATCGTCGACATCTGGTACGTTCCGGCGCGAAACGAAGACGGCGAGATCATGTTTGTCATCGCCCACGGTCGCGACGTCACCCAGCAACGTCGCAACGAAAGGTCGATCAAGCTGAACGAACAGCGTTTGCGAGACGCGTCGCGATTGGCCGGATTTGGCACGCTGCACGCCGACGTCGAATCGAACATGCAGTATTTTTCCGATGAACTGAAATCGTTGTTGAAGTACCCGCCGGATGCAAACTTTGATGGGCCGTTGGGGGCGATTCCCGATTGGGTTCATCCCGAAGATCTGGACATGATTCATGATCATTTCCAGAGCGAGATTTTGCGAGCGGAGGATCACACGTCGTCGATCGAACATCGTGTCGTCTGTTACGACGGTGAAGTCCGCATGGTCCGGTTGCAGACCCGCACGATTTGCGGCGACGATGATCGGTCGGGCCAGCGACCCGTTCAGATCATCGGGACGATGCTGGATATCACCGACCAGCGGCGATACGAATCCGAGTTGCGTGCGGCGCGGATCGAGGCCGAATCAGCCAACCAAGCCAAGAGTGCGTTCCTGGCAAACATGTCGCACGAAATTCGAACACCCATGACGGCGATTTTGGGGTACGCCGACTTGGTCGCGGAAAATGTCAGCGACGATGAAACGTCGGACTACATCCAAACGATCCGTCGCAACGGCAATTATCTGTTGGACTTGATCAACGACATTTTGGATCTGTCCAAAATCGAAGCCAACAAGTTCGAAGTCCAGCAGGAGGTCTTTGATCCCGCACGAGTCGTCGAAGACGTTCGCAGCATCATGGAAGTTCGTGCGGCGGAGAAAGGTTTGTCACTGCAGGTCGACTATGCCGGTCGCATCCCACAACAGATTTACAGCGATCCGAAACGGTTGCGGCAAATCTTGATCAACTTGGTTGGCAACGCGATCAAGTTCACGCGAACCGGCGACGTCCGTTTGGTCGTGGCGCATGAACAACAAGGCGGCGACGATGCCTTGCGTTTCGAAGTCCATGATTCTGGGATCGGCATCGCAAAGGAACAATTGGGAAAGCTGTTTCAGCCGTTTTCGCAGGGTGATGCGTCGGTCACACGTCGTTTCGGTGGCACCGGTTTGGGGCTGGCGATCAGTCGTCGCTTGGCCGAATCGCTGGGCGGAAACATTGTCGTCCACAGCGAAGTGGAACACGGCAGCACTTTCACCGTGCGGATCGATCCGGGCGATTTGACAGACGTGGATATGGTTCAGCCCGGACCGCTGGTGGACGTTCCGCCGTCGGAGGATGATTCGGCCCCGGTGTCGCTGGATTGCCACATCTTAGTGACCGATGACCGGCGCGACATCCGGTTTCTAAGCCGACGAATCTTGGTCGATGCGGGAGCGACGGTGACCGAGGCCGAAGACGGACAGGTGGCGCTGGACAAAGTCATCGAATCGATCGATCAGGGAACGCCGTTCGACGTCATTCTGTTGGACATGCAAATGCCCAACTTGGACGGTTATCAAGCGGCAGTGCGACTCCGCGAAATGGGATTCGCAGGCCCGATCGTGGCACTGACCGCAGATGCCATGCAGGGTGACATGAAGCGGTGCTTGGAATGCGGATGCAACGACTATCTAGCCAAACCGATCAATGCCCAGCATTTATTGCGGCTGGTCGCTCGATTGACTCGGCCCGTGTGA
- a CDS encoding YqaE/Pmp3 family membrane protein: MTTAVRNENTILKVILAILLPPLAVFMDRGIGVQFVLNVVLTLVGFWIVGIIHALILIL, encoded by the coding sequence ATGACCACTGCCGTACGCAACGAAAACACGATTTTAAAAGTCATCCTGGCCATCCTGCTTCCGCCTCTAGCGGTCTTCATGGACCGTGGAATCGGAGTCCAGTTCGTCTTGAACGTCGTCTTGACGCTGGTCGGTTTCTGGATCGTGGGAATCATCCACGCACTGATTCTGATCCTGTGA
- a CDS encoding ZIP family metal transporter codes for MEEMLWMSLLAGVAIPVGGILASVERIRPDWLESEVRHSIIAFASGALLSAVALVLIPDGTSKLSIIESVIAFIAGGAFFYLLKRTLSRSTSSVSQLIAMLSDYIPEVIALGATVASGGPGLVIAVIIALQNLPEGFNAYRELKENGMCKKRILFWFSVAALLGPAFGGLGYWFLSGHDTVLGYLSVFAAAGILYLVIDDVAPDAKLENADAPALGAVLGFLLGMIGYLMER; via the coding sequence ATGGAAGAAATGCTCTGGATGTCGTTGCTGGCCGGTGTGGCCATTCCGGTCGGAGGGATCTTGGCCTCGGTGGAGCGAATCCGGCCCGATTGGCTGGAATCGGAAGTCCGACATTCCATCATTGCCTTTGCCAGCGGCGCGCTCTTATCCGCCGTCGCGCTGGTCCTGATCCCGGATGGCACCAGCAAACTTAGCATCATCGAATCCGTGATCGCTTTCATCGCGGGCGGTGCGTTCTTCTACTTGCTCAAGCGTACGCTCAGCCGATCCACCTCATCGGTCAGCCAACTGATCGCGATGCTTTCGGACTACATTCCGGAGGTTATCGCGTTGGGGGCAACCGTGGCGTCGGGTGGGCCCGGGCTGGTGATCGCGGTCATCATTGCGTTACAGAATCTTCCCGAAGGCTTCAACGCGTACCGCGAATTGAAAGAGAACGGAATGTGTAAGAAACGCATCCTGTTTTGGTTCAGCGTCGCCGCGCTGCTCGGGCCTGCATTCGGCGGGCTAGGGTATTGGTTTCTGTCCGGTCACGACACCGTGTTAGGCTACCTTAGCGTGTTCGCAGCAGCCGGTATCTTGTATCTGGTGATCGACGACGTCGCACCCGATGCGAAGTTGGAAAACGCCGACGCCCCGGCGCTCGGGGCGGTGTTGGGTTTCCTACTCGGCATGATCGGCTATCTCATGGAACGATAG